In one Candidatus Nanopelagicus limnes genomic region, the following are encoded:
- a CDS encoding GuaB3 family IMP dehydrogenase-related protein, with amino-acid sequence MSDIELGPGKRARAAYSFDEIAIVPSRRTRDPEEVSISWQIDAYKFDLPFIAAPMDSVVSPATAIAIGEAGGLGVLNLEGIWTRYEDAEKQLADMAKLSEDKAIKKMQEIYAAPIQPTLIKERLAQIRAAGVTVAGALSPQRTAEFHKAVLDAGVDIFVIRGTTVSAEHVSEKTAPLNLKKFIYELDVPVIVGGCATAQGALHLMRSGAAGVLVGFGGGSAHTTKTVLGISVPMASAVAEVASARRDYLEESGGRYVHVIADGSVGSSGEIAKAVACGADAVMMGSPLAKAIEAPGKGWHWGLEAHHGQLPRGNRVQVGSVGTLAEVLTGPSNTADGSMNLFGALRRSMATCGYSDLKEFQRVEVVVQP; translated from the coding sequence ATGTCCGATATTGAATTAGGTCCTGGTAAACGCGCGCGGGCGGCATACTCATTTGATGAAATTGCAATCGTTCCATCTCGCAGAACTCGAGATCCAGAAGAGGTTTCTATCTCTTGGCAGATTGATGCCTATAAATTTGATTTACCATTTATTGCAGCGCCAATGGATTCTGTAGTTTCACCAGCTACTGCAATTGCAATTGGTGAAGCTGGCGGACTTGGAGTTTTAAATTTAGAAGGCATCTGGACAAGGTATGAGGATGCTGAAAAACAATTAGCTGATATGGCTAAGTTAAGTGAAGACAAAGCAATTAAGAAAATGCAAGAGATTTATGCTGCCCCAATTCAACCAACTTTAATCAAAGAAAGACTTGCTCAGATTAGAGCAGCAGGAGTTACTGTGGCAGGAGCGCTTTCCCCACAACGCACTGCTGAATTTCACAAAGCAGTTCTTGATGCTGGCGTAGATATATTTGTAATTCGTGGCACAACAGTTTCAGCAGAGCATGTATCTGAGAAAACTGCGCCATTAAACTTAAAGAAATTCATTTATGAGCTAGATGTTCCTGTAATTGTGGGCGGCTGCGCAACAGCGCAAGGAGCATTGCATTTAATGCGATCAGGAGCAGCAGGAGTGTTAGTTGGCTTTGGTGGCGGTTCTGCTCACACAACTAAAACTGTTTTAGGAATATCAGTTCCAATGGCATCTGCGGTGGCTGAGGTTGCATCAGCTCGACGTGATTATTTAGAAGAGTCTGGTGGAAGGTATGTGCATGTAATTGCTGATGGTTCAGTGGGTTCAAGTGGTGAAATTGCAAAAGCTGTTGCATGTGGCGCAGATGCGGTAATGATGGGATCACCTCTTGCAAAGGCCATTGAAGCACCAGGAAAAGGTTGGCACTGGGGACTTGAGGCACATCATGGACAATTACCACGAGGCAACCGTGTGCAGGTTGGAAGCGTTGGAACATTAGCTGAGGTTTTAACTGGACCATCTAATACTGCAGATGGCTCAATGAATCTTTTTGGAGCACTTCGTAGATCAATGGCTACCTGTGGTTATTCAGATTTGAAGGAGTTCCAGCGGGTTGAGGTTGTAGTTCAACCATAA
- a CDS encoding ROK family protein, which translates to MKVTTLTVDCGGTGIKASVLDKGGKVLIDFPYLKTPYPLSPLKLISIIDDFVKADNRIKRVTLGLPGMIRGGKVIVIPHYVNASGPRGVVDPHLKKVWYGFDMQSMLKKKIKLPTLVLNDAEVHAAAVIAGKGLETVLTFGTGLGSAIFSDGVIAPHLEISHSTIRYGKSIDSWIGEQARRRLGNQLWSRRVKSLIQELYPMIIWDKLYIGGGNAQRISKSALKSFDYKVKIIPNSAGVTGGVKAWDLLA; encoded by the coding sequence GTGAAAGTTACAACGCTAACCGTTGATTGCGGTGGCACTGGGATCAAGGCCTCTGTGCTTGATAAGGGTGGAAAAGTTTTAATTGATTTTCCTTATCTTAAAACTCCATATCCACTTTCCCCTTTGAAATTAATCTCCATAATTGATGATTTTGTAAAAGCAGATAACCGAATTAAGCGAGTAACCCTTGGGTTGCCAGGCATGATCAGAGGCGGCAAAGTAATTGTTATTCCTCATTATGTAAATGCAAGTGGACCTCGTGGAGTGGTAGATCCACACCTAAAAAAAGTTTGGTATGGCTTTGATATGCAAAGTATGTTGAAAAAGAAAATAAAACTGCCTACTTTGGTTTTAAATGATGCTGAGGTGCATGCTGCTGCCGTGATTGCAGGAAAAGGTCTAGAGACAGTTTTAACCTTTGGCACAGGCCTTGGGAGTGCGATTTTTAGTGATGGCGTTATCGCACCTCACTTAGAGATATCACATTCAACTATTCGCTATGGAAAATCTATTGACTCATGGATTGGCGAACAGGCACGTAGGCGTTTGGGAAATCAATTATGGTCAAGGCGAGTAAAGAGTTTAATTCAAGAGCTATATCCAATGATCATTTGGGATAAGTTATATATCGGCGGGGGTAATGCGCAAAGAATTAGTAAATCTGCGCTAAAAAGTTTTGATTATAAAGTAAAGATAATTCCTAACTCAGCTGGTGTGACTGGCGGGGTTAAAGCCTGGGACTTATTAGCGTAG
- the pcrA gene encoding DNA helicase PcrA, with translation MSALTQGLNSQQLAAVKHESSPLLVVAGAGSGKTRVLTRRIAYLLAERNVAPFEVLAITFTNKAAGEMKERVAQLVGDRAKVMWVSTFHSACVRILRREASLLGYTNSFTIYDQSDSLRLITLVMKDLNLDAKKYAPRAVAALISQAKNELLGPADYLNQSKDHFQEIVAQVFAIYQKRLSGANSMDFDDLIAKTVEVMQRHPEVRAKYRSRFKHILVDEYQDTNHAQYVLIKELVGHERDGIAPAELCVVGDADQSIYAFRGANIRNILQFEADYPNAKTILLEQNYRSTQNILSAANAVIANNDGRKEKNLWSEAGAGAMITGYVAESEHDEADFVVREIDRLRDLGKSNPGDTAIFYRTNAQSRVFEEVFMRIGIPYKVVGGVRFYERKEIKDFLAYLRVVVNPEDEVSLRRIINTPKRGIGDRALDLLDLYAKDNNLTFWQSLCEVDKNQEIAQRSSFSLIEFVKLIQSLQTLVEAKTRPSVIAQAVLEQSGLLAELSESKDPQDEVRVENLEELVAVATEYEEGEVDDGEEISLVGFLEDVSLVADADQIPEGEDHGGVVTMMTLHTAKGLEFPTVFLTGMEEGIFPHSRTLGDPDELQEERRLAYVGLTRARENLFITRAEYRSSWGAPNYNAASRFLSEIPDSVIEWNQAQEKASPIKSSIKRSFTAPKPTGKVSNTMKLEVGERVSHDTFGMGTVVAVTGDGDRAEATINFGSYGEKRLLLRYAPVEKL, from the coding sequence ATGTCCGCATTAACTCAAGGTTTGAATTCACAACAATTAGCGGCGGTTAAACATGAAAGCTCTCCATTATTAGTAGTTGCTGGCGCTGGCTCTGGAAAAACTCGAGTACTAACAAGGCGAATTGCATACCTACTAGCTGAACGAAATGTTGCACCATTTGAAGTTTTAGCGATTACCTTTACTAATAAGGCAGCTGGTGAAATGAAAGAGCGAGTTGCGCAATTAGTAGGAGATCGAGCAAAGGTTATGTGGGTGTCAACATTTCACTCTGCTTGCGTTCGAATCCTTAGAAGAGAAGCTTCATTACTTGGATATACCAATTCATTCACTATTTATGATCAGAGTGATTCTCTGCGTTTAATAACTTTGGTTATGAAGGACTTGAATTTAGATGCGAAAAAATATGCCCCGCGGGCGGTCGCTGCATTAATCTCACAGGCAAAAAATGAATTACTTGGTCCTGCTGATTATTTAAACCAAAGTAAAGATCACTTCCAAGAGATCGTCGCTCAAGTATTTGCTATCTATCAAAAGCGATTAAGTGGCGCCAACTCTATGGATTTTGATGACTTAATAGCCAAAACAGTTGAAGTTATGCAAAGACACCCAGAAGTAAGGGCTAAGTATCGATCCAGATTTAAACATATTTTAGTTGATGAGTATCAGGATACAAATCATGCGCAGTATGTTCTAATCAAAGAATTAGTTGGCCATGAACGAGATGGAATTGCACCTGCTGAATTATGTGTTGTAGGAGATGCCGACCAATCAATCTATGCCTTTCGCGGGGCAAATATAAGAAATATTCTGCAATTTGAAGCTGATTATCCAAATGCAAAGACAATATTGCTCGAACAAAATTATCGCTCCACCCAAAACATACTCAGTGCGGCGAACGCCGTAATTGCAAACAATGATGGCAGGAAAGAAAAGAATCTCTGGTCAGAGGCTGGCGCTGGCGCAATGATTACTGGATATGTTGCTGAAAGTGAGCACGATGAAGCAGATTTTGTAGTGCGCGAGATTGACCGGTTACGAGATCTTGGAAAATCTAATCCTGGGGATACTGCAATTTTCTATCGGACAAATGCGCAGTCTCGTGTTTTTGAAGAGGTATTTATGCGCATTGGAATTCCTTATAAAGTTGTTGGTGGAGTTCGTTTTTATGAGCGAAAAGAGATTAAAGATTTCCTCGCCTATTTAAGAGTGGTTGTAAATCCAGAGGATGAGGTTTCACTTCGACGAATTATCAATACACCAAAGCGAGGTATTGGAGATAGAGCGCTAGATTTACTTGATCTTTATGCAAAAGATAATAACTTAACATTTTGGCAATCTCTCTGTGAGGTTGATAAAAATCAAGAAATAGCTCAGAGATCATCCTTTTCACTTATTGAGTTTGTTAAGTTAATTCAATCCCTGCAAACCTTAGTAGAGGCCAAAACTAGGCCATCAGTTATCGCCCAAGCAGTACTAGAACAATCTGGTTTACTTGCTGAATTATCTGAAAGCAAAGATCCACAGGATGAAGTTCGGGTAGAAAACTTAGAGGAGTTAGTAGCAGTTGCAACTGAGTATGAAGAGGGTGAAGTTGATGATGGTGAAGAGATATCACTTGTTGGCTTCTTAGAAGATGTTTCATTAGTAGCAGATGCTGATCAAATCCCAGAAGGTGAAGATCACGGCGGTGTTGTAACCATGATGACATTACATACTGCTAAAGGACTTGAGTTTCCAACAGTGTTTTTAACTGGAATGGAAGAGGGAATATTTCCACACTCTCGCACTCTTGGAGATCCAGATGAGTTACAAGAAGAGCGCCGGCTTGCCTACGTTGGCTTAACTCGTGCTCGAGAGAATCTCTTTATTACAAGAGCTGAATACCGTTCATCTTGGGGTGCGCCTAACTACAACGCAGCCTCTAGATTCTTAAGTGAAATTCCAGATTCGGTAATTGAGTGGAATCAAGCACAAGAAAAAGCTTCACCAATAAAGAGTTCAATTAAGCGTTCTTTCACAGCACCAAAGCCAACTGGCAAGGTGAGCAACACAATGAAGCTTGAAGTTGGCGAACGCGTCTCACATGACACCTTTGGCATGGGAACAGTGGTTGCAGTTACAGGTGATGGAGATCGAGCCGAAGCCACCATTAATTTCGGCTCATATGGTGAAAAACGTCTATTGCTTCGCTATGCCCCAGTTGAGAAATTATAA
- a CDS encoding peptidylprolyl isomerase, translated as MQKIIKVIAVTTFITIFSIILSPVSNSAQSKKVSEVVCKKTNAKAHSVKNITPPEVKPPFKNRTFTLTTNCGDIVIEANAKSAPITVVALAALANGGFFNKTVCHRLTTNNIYVLQCGDPTGTGMGGPNFSYRDENLPQAIESNYPAGVVAMANSGANTNGSQFFIVYENTSMRPEYTIWGKVTKGLEIVKAIAKEGVADGTNDGLPKQTIAIERVKVR; from the coding sequence GTGCAAAAGATAATAAAAGTAATCGCAGTTACAACTTTTATTACCATTTTTTCTATAATTCTTTCACCTGTCTCTAACTCAGCACAATCTAAGAAAGTGTCTGAAGTTGTATGTAAGAAAACAAATGCCAAAGCTCATTCGGTAAAAAACATAACTCCACCAGAGGTTAAACCTCCATTTAAGAACAGAACATTTACCTTAACAACAAATTGTGGTGATATTGTGATTGAAGCTAACGCAAAGAGTGCACCAATTACTGTTGTTGCCCTGGCTGCACTAGCAAATGGTGGATTTTTTAATAAAACTGTCTGCCATCGATTAACGACAAACAATATTTATGTTTTACAGTGTGGAGATCCGACAGGTACTGGGATGGGCGGACCTAATTTTAGTTATCGCGATGAAAATCTACCGCAAGCAATAGAGTCAAATTATCCAGCAGGTGTTGTAGCAATGGCCAACTCAGGTGCTAATACAAATGGCAGTCAATTCTTTATAGTTTATGAAAATACCTCAATGCGACCGGAATACACTATTTGGGGAAAGGTAACAAAGGGATTAGAGATTGTTAAAGCAATTGCAAAAGAAGGTGTTGCAGATGGCACAAATGATGGTTTGCCCAAACAAACAATTGCAATTGAGCGAGTAAAAGTTCGTTAA
- a CDS encoding PIG-L deacetylase family protein — translation MMPLDDSEIERVLVVTAHPDDCDFGAAGTIALWTAKGIKVSYCICTNGDQGGEDPNVPRDEMPKIRQREQREAGVAVGVTDITFLNYRDGWLVPTIELRKDIVRQIRISKPDRMVIQSPERNWDRLFSSHPDHMAAGEAAIQAVYPDSRNAFAFEDLLKVEGLEPWRVKEVWVTSTSNPDHYVDITTTFDKKMKALHAHVSQTAHNENLEKMVREWGERNAEANNLPAGSVAEVFKIVNTN, via the coding sequence ATGATGCCTTTAGATGACAGTGAAATCGAGCGAGTACTTGTCGTTACCGCACACCCTGATGATTGTGATTTCGGAGCAGCCGGCACTATCGCGCTTTGGACTGCTAAGGGAATTAAAGTTTCCTACTGCATCTGCACAAATGGTGATCAAGGAGGCGAGGATCCAAATGTACCAAGGGATGAAATGCCTAAAATTCGCCAACGTGAACAACGAGAAGCTGGTGTTGCAGTTGGCGTAACTGACATAACTTTTCTTAATTACCGAGATGGTTGGCTAGTACCAACAATTGAACTTCGAAAAGATATTGTTAGACAGATCAGAATTTCAAAACCTGACCGAATGGTTATTCAATCCCCAGAACGAAACTGGGATCGATTATTTTCATCTCACCCAGACCATATGGCAGCCGGTGAAGCTGCAATTCAGGCGGTCTATCCAGATTCACGAAATGCTTTTGCATTTGAGGATTTACTAAAGGTAGAAGGTTTAGAACCTTGGCGGGTTAAGGAAGTATGGGTTACCTCTACAAGTAATCCAGATCATTATGTTGATATTACAACTACCTTTGATAAAAAAATGAAAGCATTACATGCTCATGTTAGCCAAACAGCACACAATGAGAACCTTGAGAAGATGGTGCGCGAATGGGGTGAGCGAAATGCTGAGGCTAATAATTTGCCGGCTGGAAGTGTTGCTGAAGTATTTAAAATAGTAAATACAAATTAA